Proteins encoded together in one Penaeus vannamei isolate JL-2024 chromosome 11, ASM4276789v1, whole genome shotgun sequence window:
- the LOC113802182 gene encoding LINE-1 retrotransposable element ORF2 protein isoform X3, with protein sequence MARGLHAVLAAIWRSGTIPPDLLGGVVIPLWKGKGDRWDCSNHPGITLLNIPGKVLAHILLRRIRDHLLRHQRPEQPGFTPGKSTIDRICALRVIVERRREFGRGLLAAYIDLKAFNTVHRESLWEILRLRGIPTRIIGLIASLYTGTESAVKCGGGLSSFFPVSSGVRQGCVLFNTCMDWILGRATVQSHCGATLGNIKVTDLDFADVAILCPWNP encoded by the coding sequence ATGGcacgtgggttgcatgctgtcctggctgccatctggcggtccggtaccattccccctgacctgttggggggtgtggtcatccctctctggaaggggaagggggaccgatgggactgcagcaatcacccagGCATCACACTACtcaatataccaggcaaggttcttgcccacatccttctgagacgtatcagagaccacctactgaggcatcagaggccggaacaacctggattcactcctggtaagtccacaattgaccgtatctgtgcgcttcgagtcattgtagagcgccgtcgagagttcgggcgtgggctgcttgcagcctacatcgacctcaaggcattcaatacagtgcatcgggaatcactctgggagatcctgagactgagaggaattccaacaaggattattggtctgatagcaagcctgtatactggtactgaaagtgctgtaaagtgtggtgggggcctgtcgagcttctttcctgttagttcaggagtaaggcaaggctgcgttcttttcaacacttgcatggactggatactgggcagagctacagttcaaagtcattgtggagcaactctgggcaatatcaaggttaccgaccttgactttgctgatgttgctattctatgtccttggaatccttag